The proteins below come from a single Micromonospora citrea genomic window:
- the cobA gene encoding uroporphyrinogen-III C-methyltransferase has product MTALVIVGHGTRSAAGVEQFVAFVERVRRRAAGALGDVEGGFIELSRPPLTDAVGALVDRGHRSLVALPLVLTAAGHGKGDIPAALARERERHPGLSYVYGRPLGPHPLLHTALEQRVDAALAGDDRAGTWVALIGRGSTDPDANAEVAKVARLLWEGRGYAGVEPGFVSLAEPSVPAVLDRLRRLGARRIVVAPYFLFAGVLPDRIAAQSADFAAAHPDLDVRVADLIGDCDALADLVLERHAEARRGDIRMNCDTCAYRVLMPGFADKVGRPQTPHDHPDDPVDGHGHGHAHGHGHGHAHGHGHGHGRHGQVEGRCGHDAEGPHRGHVAVVGGGPGPEDLITVRGRALLDAADVVVVDRLAPRGLLAGLRPGVEVVDAAKVPRGPSMGQDAINAALVAHARAGRRVVRLKGGDPYVFGRGHEEVQACAAAGVEVTVVPGVTSAVAAAALAGVPVTHRGVAHDVTVVSGHLPPGHPDSLVDWAALGRARGTVVLLMAVDTVGKIAAVLVEHGRAPDTPVLAVQDAGHPGQRTVTARLDEIGAAAAREGIGPPAVFVLGPVVALASSDLPA; this is encoded by the coding sequence GTGACCGCTCTGGTCATCGTCGGGCACGGCACCCGCAGCGCGGCCGGGGTCGAGCAGTTCGTCGCGTTCGTCGAGCGGGTCCGCCGCCGCGCCGCCGGCGCCCTCGGCGACGTCGAGGGCGGCTTCATCGAGCTGTCCCGGCCGCCGCTCACCGACGCGGTGGGCGCGCTCGTCGACCGGGGCCACCGGTCGCTGGTGGCGCTGCCGCTGGTGCTGACCGCCGCCGGGCACGGCAAGGGCGACATCCCGGCCGCGCTGGCCCGCGAGCGGGAGCGCCACCCGGGGCTGAGCTACGTCTACGGACGGCCGCTGGGCCCGCACCCGCTGCTGCACACCGCCCTGGAGCAGCGCGTCGACGCCGCGCTGGCCGGCGACGACCGGGCCGGCACCTGGGTGGCGCTGATCGGGCGCGGCTCCACCGACCCGGACGCCAACGCCGAGGTCGCCAAGGTGGCCCGGCTGCTCTGGGAGGGGCGCGGCTACGCCGGCGTCGAGCCGGGCTTCGTCTCGCTGGCCGAGCCGTCGGTGCCGGCGGTGCTGGACCGGCTGCGCCGGCTCGGCGCGCGGCGGATCGTCGTCGCGCCGTACTTCCTCTTCGCCGGGGTGCTGCCCGACCGGATCGCCGCGCAGTCGGCCGACTTCGCCGCCGCCCACCCCGACCTGGACGTGCGGGTGGCCGACCTGATCGGCGACTGCGACGCCCTCGCCGACCTCGTGCTCGAACGGCACGCCGAGGCGCGCCGCGGGGACATCCGGATGAACTGCGACACCTGCGCGTACCGGGTGCTGATGCCGGGCTTCGCCGACAAGGTCGGCCGGCCGCAGACGCCGCACGACCACCCCGACGACCCGGTCGACGGCCACGGCCACGGGCACGCCCACGGTCACGGCCACGGCCACGCCCACGGTCACGGCCACGGTCACGGTCGGCACGGCCAGGTCGAGGGGCGGTGCGGGCACGACGCGGAGGGCCCGCACCGTGGGCACGTCGCGGTGGTCGGTGGCGGCCCCGGACCGGAGGACCTGATCACCGTACGGGGCAGGGCCCTGCTCGACGCCGCGGACGTGGTGGTGGTCGACCGGCTCGCCCCGCGCGGACTGCTCGCCGGGCTGCGCCCCGGGGTGGAGGTGGTCGACGCGGCCAAGGTGCCCCGAGGGCCGTCGATGGGGCAGGACGCCATCAACGCCGCCCTCGTCGCGCACGCCCGCGCCGGGCGGCGGGTGGTGCGGCTCAAGGGCGGCGACCCGTACGTCTTCGGGCGCGGCCACGAGGAGGTCCAGGCCTGCGCGGCGGCCGGCGTGGAGGTGACCGTGGTCCCCGGCGTGACCAGCGCGGTCGCCGCCGCCGCCCTGGCCGGTGTACCGGTGACCCACCGGGGCGTCGCGCACGACGTCACGGTGGTCTCCGGGCACCTGCCGCCCGGGCACCCGGACTCGCTCGTCGACTGGGCGGCCCTGGGCCGGGCCCGGGGCACGGTGGTGCTGCTGATGGCCGTGGACACGGTCGGCAAGATCGCGGCGGTGCTGGTGGAACACGGCCGCGCCCCGGACACCCCGGTCCTCGCCGTGCAGGACGCCGGCCATCCCGGGCAGCGCACGGTGACGGCCAGGCTGGACGAGATCGGCGCGGCCGCGGCCCGGGAGGGGATCGGCCCGCCGGCCGTCTTCGTGCTCGGCCCGGTGGTCGCGCTGGCGTCCTCGGACCTGCCCGCCTGA
- the cobO gene encoding cob(I)yrinic acid a,c-diamide adenosyltransferase — protein MPQGKPSHVPADGLTTRQRRNRPLLVVHTGQMKGKSTAAFGLALRAWTAGLPIGVFQFVKSAKWRVGEENAFRALGEVHERTGQGAPVAWHKMGEGWSWIQRGGEADHAADALEGWRQIQRDLAAERYGLYVLDEFTYPMKWGWVDVDEVVDTLANRPGFQHVVITGRDADPRLVDAADLVAELTKVKHPMDAGQKGQKGIEW, from the coding sequence ATGCCGCAGGGGAAGCCGTCCCACGTGCCCGCCGACGGGCTGACCACGCGCCAGCGGCGCAACCGGCCGCTGCTGGTCGTCCACACGGGACAGATGAAGGGGAAGTCGACGGCCGCGTTCGGGCTGGCGCTGCGCGCCTGGACCGCCGGGCTGCCGATCGGGGTGTTCCAGTTCGTCAAGAGCGCCAAGTGGCGGGTCGGCGAGGAGAACGCCTTCCGCGCCCTCGGCGAGGTGCACGAGCGCACCGGACAGGGCGCCCCGGTCGCCTGGCACAAGATGGGCGAGGGCTGGTCCTGGATCCAGCGCGGCGGCGAGGCCGACCACGCCGCCGACGCCCTGGAGGGCTGGCGGCAGATCCAGCGCGACCTGGCCGCCGAGCGCTACGGCCTGTACGTGCTCGACGAGTTCACCTACCCGATGAAGTGGGGCTGGGTCGACGTCGACGAGGTGGTCGACACCCTGGCGAACCGCCCCGGCTTCCAGCACGTCGTCATCACCGGCCGGGACGCCGACCCGCGCCTGGTCGACGCCGCCGACCTGGTCGCGGAGCTGACCAAGGTCAAGCACCCGATGGACGCCGGCCAGAAGGGCCAGAAGGGCATCGAGTGGTGA
- the cbiE gene encoding precorrin-6y C5,15-methyltransferase (decarboxylating) subunit CbiE, which translates to MTGTPPRVDASRADASRVGASRVGASRVGTGPAWTASPSAGSPSARSAGPVVTVVGIDAGGGPPHPAAAPVLAGARLVVGAARHLAAVRPPAGADTVVLGPLAPALERLAAAVAAGVPAVVLASGDPGLFGVVRRLRSAGLPLRVLPAVSSVAAAFARAGLPWDGAAVVTAHGRDPRPALNACRALPAVAVLTAPGAGAAELGAGLVGWTRRLVVAERLGTDAERLTETTPEQAAARDWDDPHVLLSLAGEPGAAGMRSDNQPAAAPAGGWALSESAYAHRHSMITKPEVRALAVARLRPRLGRLVWDVGAGSGSVGIECALLGAAVVAVERDPAAPVRANAVRHGVDVRLVVGAAPGALAGLPDPDAVFVGGGGVDVLAAVTHRRPERVVVTLAAVDRVAPAVGLLRAAGYAVEGVQLSAARLADLPGGSIRLAATNPVVVLTGERP; encoded by the coding sequence ATGACCGGGACGCCGCCCCGGGTGGACGCGTCCCGAGCGGACGCGTCCCGGGTGGGCGCGTCCCGGGTGGGCGCGTCCCGGGTGGGCACCGGGCCAGCGTGGACCGCGAGCCCGTCCGCCGGGAGCCCGTCCGCCCGGAGTGCCGGGCCGGTCGTGACCGTGGTGGGGATCGACGCCGGCGGGGGACCGCCGCACCCCGCCGCCGCGCCCGTGCTCGCCGGTGCCCGTCTGGTGGTCGGGGCGGCCCGGCACCTGGCCGCCGTACGCCCGCCGGCCGGCGCCGACACCGTCGTCCTCGGGCCGCTCGCGCCGGCGCTGGAGCGGCTGGCCGCCGCCGTCGCGGCCGGGGTTCCCGCCGTCGTGCTCGCCAGCGGGGATCCCGGGCTGTTCGGCGTCGTCCGGCGGCTGCGGTCGGCGGGGCTGCCGCTGCGGGTGCTGCCGGCCGTCTCCAGCGTGGCCGCCGCCTTCGCCCGCGCCGGGCTGCCCTGGGACGGCGCGGCCGTGGTCACCGCGCACGGCCGCGACCCGCGACCGGCGCTGAACGCCTGCCGCGCGCTGCCCGCCGTCGCGGTGCTCACCGCCCCCGGGGCCGGGGCCGCCGAGCTGGGCGCCGGCCTGGTCGGCTGGACCCGCCGGCTGGTCGTCGCCGAGCGCCTCGGCACCGACGCCGAACGGCTCACCGAGACCACCCCCGAGCAGGCCGCCGCCCGCGACTGGGACGACCCGCACGTGCTGCTCAGCCTCGCCGGCGAGCCGGGCGCGGCCGGGATGCGGTCGGACAACCAGCCGGCCGCCGCCCCGGCCGGCGGGTGGGCGCTGTCCGAGTCCGCCTACGCGCACCGCCATTCCATGATCACCAAGCCGGAGGTACGCGCCCTCGCCGTCGCCCGGCTGCGGCCCCGCCTCGGCCGGCTGGTCTGGGACGTCGGCGCGGGCAGCGGTTCGGTCGGCATCGAGTGCGCGCTGCTCGGCGCGGCCGTGGTCGCCGTCGAACGCGATCCGGCGGCGCCGGTGCGCGCCAACGCCGTACGACACGGCGTCGACGTCCGGCTGGTCGTCGGCGCCGCCCCCGGCGCCCTGGCCGGGCTGCCCGACCCGGACGCCGTCTTCGTCGGCGGCGGTGGCGTCGACGTGCTCGCCGCCGTGACGCACCGCCGGCCGGAGCGGGTGGTGGTCACCCTCGCCGCCGTCGACCGCGTCGCCCCGGCGGTCGGGCTGCTGCGCGCCGCCGGCTACGCCGTGGAGGGCGTCCAGCTCTCCGCCGCCCGCCTCGCCGACCTGCCCGGCGGATCCATCCGACTCGCGGCCACCAACCCGGTGGTCGTCCTCACCGGGGAGCGCCCGTGA
- a CDS encoding cobalt-precorrin-5B (C(1))-methyltransferase, translating into MTYAEPPLREPDLPRTAKVRPTALRTGWTTGACATAAAKAALTALVTGVPQRQVEIGLPAGRRVSFPVARCEVDGRARAEAVVVKDAGDDPDVTHGAELTATVTWRDEPGLRLDGGPGVGTVTRPGLGLPVGGPAINDTPRRMIGQAVAEVVDLAEVGVRVVVSVPRGEIMARKTTNRRLGILGGISILGTTGVVRPFSTASWRASVVQAVHVMAAQGERTVVLCTGGRTERAARTLLPELPEVCFVEVGDFTGAAVTAAVADGMTGVVFVGMAGKLAKLAAGVLMTHYTRSKVDLSLLGEVTAEAGGDAELVAAVVAANTGRHAYELWEAAGLLGAAGDLLCRRVRQVLLRFAGNAVTADVAMVDFAGDRVVASSGRWAA; encoded by the coding sequence ATGACGTACGCCGAGCCGCCGCTGCGCGAGCCGGACCTGCCGCGCACGGCGAAGGTCCGGCCCACCGCGCTGCGTACCGGCTGGACCACCGGCGCCTGCGCGACGGCGGCGGCCAAGGCGGCGCTGACCGCCCTGGTCACCGGCGTGCCGCAGCGGCAGGTGGAGATCGGCCTGCCCGCCGGCCGGCGGGTCAGCTTCCCGGTGGCCCGCTGCGAGGTCGACGGCCGCGCGCGGGCGGAGGCGGTGGTGGTCAAGGACGCCGGCGACGACCCGGACGTCACGCACGGCGCCGAGCTGACCGCCACCGTGACCTGGCGGGACGAGCCGGGGCTGCGCCTCGACGGCGGGCCGGGCGTCGGCACGGTCACCCGGCCGGGCCTCGGCCTGCCCGTCGGCGGGCCGGCCATCAACGACACCCCGCGCCGCATGATCGGCCAGGCCGTCGCCGAGGTCGTCGACCTGGCCGAGGTGGGCGTCCGGGTGGTGGTCAGCGTGCCGCGCGGCGAGATCATGGCCCGCAAGACCACCAACCGTCGGCTCGGCATCCTCGGCGGCATCTCCATCCTCGGCACCACCGGCGTCGTCCGGCCGTTCTCCACCGCCTCCTGGCGGGCCAGCGTGGTGCAGGCGGTGCACGTGATGGCCGCCCAGGGGGAGCGGACGGTGGTGCTGTGCACCGGTGGGCGCACCGAGCGGGCCGCCCGCACGCTGCTGCCGGAGCTGCCCGAGGTCTGCTTCGTGGAGGTCGGCGACTTCACCGGCGCGGCCGTCACCGCCGCCGTCGCCGACGGGATGACCGGGGTGGTCTTCGTCGGGATGGCCGGCAAGCTCGCGAAGCTCGCCGCCGGCGTCCTGATGACCCACTACACCCGGTCCAAGGTGGACCTGTCCCTGCTGGGCGAGGTCACCGCCGAGGCGGGCGGCGACGCCGAACTGGTGGCGGCGGTCGTCGCGGCGAACACCGGGCGGCACGCGTACGAGCTGTGGGAGGCCGCCGGGCTGCTCGGCGCCGCCGGCGACCTGCTCTGCCGGCGGGTGCGCCAGGTGCTGCTCCGATTCGCCGGGAACGCGGTCACCGCCGACGTGGCCATGGTCGACTTCGCGGGCGACCGCGTCGTCGCCTCCTCGGGCCGGTGGGCGGCATGA
- the cobM gene encoding precorrin-4 C(11)-methyltransferase → MSTTPIADRGDGGAQPGPGKVWFVGAGPGAADLLTLRAARVIGAADVVVWAASLVHADVLAHARPDAEIVDSSRLPIEGVLPLYRRAAADGLTVARIHSGDPALWGAVQEQLDLCRALGLAVEIVPGVSSFTAVAAIVGRELTIPEVAQSVILTRLEGGKTPMPPGERVREFARHGATMALFLSAARSGQAQAELLAGGYPADTPVVVAYQATWPDELVVRCALGELEATVKEHRLWKHTLFLVGPALAAAGTRSHLYHPGHFHTFRRAEPAARADLRRARAGGTTPGDGRAR, encoded by the coding sequence GTGAGCACCACGCCGATCGCGGACCGCGGCGACGGGGGCGCGCAGCCCGGCCCGGGCAAGGTGTGGTTCGTCGGGGCCGGCCCCGGCGCGGCCGACCTGCTGACCCTGCGCGCCGCCCGGGTGATCGGCGCGGCCGACGTGGTGGTCTGGGCGGCCAGCCTGGTGCACGCCGACGTGCTCGCCCACGCCCGCCCCGACGCCGAGATCGTCGACTCGTCGCGGCTGCCCATCGAGGGCGTGCTGCCGCTCTACCGGCGGGCCGCCGCCGACGGGCTGACGGTGGCGCGCATCCACTCCGGCGACCCGGCCCTGTGGGGCGCGGTGCAGGAGCAGCTCGACCTGTGCCGGGCGCTCGGGCTGGCCGTCGAGATCGTCCCCGGCGTCTCGTCGTTCACCGCCGTCGCGGCGATCGTCGGCCGGGAACTCACCATCCCCGAGGTCGCCCAGTCGGTGATCCTGACCCGGCTGGAGGGCGGCAAGACGCCGATGCCGCCGGGCGAGCGGGTCCGCGAGTTCGCCCGGCACGGCGCCACCATGGCCCTGTTCCTCTCCGCCGCCCGCTCCGGGCAGGCGCAGGCCGAGCTGCTGGCCGGCGGCTACCCGGCCGACACCCCGGTCGTGGTGGCGTACCAGGCGACCTGGCCGGACGAGCTGGTGGTGCGGTGCGCCCTCGGCGAACTGGAGGCCACCGTCAAGGAGCACAGGCTCTGGAAGCACACCCTGTTCCTGGTCGGCCCGGCGCTCGCCGCCGCCGGCACCCGCTCGCACCTCTACCACCCCGGGCACTTCCACACCTTCCGGCGGGCCGAGCCGGCCGCCCGCGCCGACCTGCGCCGCGCCCGCGCGGGCGGCACGACACCGGGGGACGGGCGCGCCCGATGA
- the cobI gene encoding precorrin-2 C(20)-methyltransferase, giving the protein MTGRDGHVDGGAHGGDASATLTGVGVGPGDPELLTLRAVRVLAEADVVFVPVMERSAADGDAPPGRAEATVAAHVAPDRLRRLPFALDDRGGVTARRTRAWDDAARTVVDAVDGGARTLAFATIGDPNVYSTFGYLAQTVRALRPAVEVRTVPGITAMQDLAARSGVPLCEGREPLTLLPATAGLALFADALAGPGTVVAYKGWRRHAELVAELRRQGRLDDAVLGRGLGLPGERIGPVTDPADDDLPYLSTLLVPARRGARGGKL; this is encoded by the coding sequence ATGACCGGGCGTGACGGCCACGTGGACGGCGGCGCGCACGGGGGCGACGCAAGCGCGACGCTGACCGGAGTCGGCGTCGGTCCCGGCGACCCGGAGCTGCTCACCCTGCGGGCGGTCCGGGTGCTGGCCGAGGCCGACGTGGTGTTCGTACCCGTGATGGAGCGATCCGCCGCGGACGGCGACGCGCCCCCGGGCCGGGCCGAGGCCACGGTGGCCGCGCACGTCGCACCGGACCGGCTGCGCCGGCTGCCGTTCGCCCTCGACGACCGGGGCGGGGTGACCGCCCGCCGGACACGCGCCTGGGACGACGCGGCGCGGACCGTGGTGGACGCGGTCGACGGCGGTGCCCGGACGCTCGCCTTCGCGACCATCGGCGACCCGAACGTCTACTCCACCTTCGGCTACCTCGCGCAGACCGTCCGGGCCCTGCGCCCGGCCGTCGAGGTGCGGACGGTCCCCGGGATCACCGCCATGCAGGACCTCGCGGCGCGCAGCGGCGTGCCGCTGTGCGAGGGCCGGGAGCCGCTGACGCTGCTGCCGGCAACCGCCGGGCTGGCGCTCTTCGCTGACGCGCTCGCCGGCCCCGGCACCGTCGTGGCCTACAAGGGCTGGCGGCGGCACGCCGAGCTGGTCGCCGAGCTGCGCCGGCAGGGCCGCCTCGACGACGCCGTGCTGGGCCGGGGCCTCGGGCTGCCCGGCGAGCGGATCGGCCCGGTCACCGACCCGGCCGACGACGACCTGCCGTACCTGTCGACGCTGCTCGTCCCGGCCCGCCGGGGCGCAAGAGGGGGAAAACTGTGA
- a CDS encoding cobyrinate a,c-diamide synthase, protein MTVHPGAPWALPRVVVAAPASGHGKTTLATGLLAALRRRGLTVSPHKVGPDYIDPGYHALAAGRPGRNLDPWLVGEERVAPLLRHGAATPTPADIAVIEGVMGLHDGAVGRRGYASTAHVARLVDAPVLLVLDTTAQGRSAAALALGMAAFDPDVRIGGVILNRVGSPRHESLLRDALAEVGVPVLGAVARAAEVAAPARHLGLVPVAERAPESVAIVAALADLVAATVDLDAVLDLARTAGPLRAPAWDPVAAVGGPAGAGRPVVAVAGGPAFTFSYAETAELLAAAGATVAPFDPLRDPGLPAGTRAVVVGGGFPEAYAPQLADNATLRAELADFDGPVVAECAGLLYLGRHLDGVPMCGRLDLTARMTDRLTLGYRDAVAVTGSPLHRPGDPVRGHEFHRTVTDPGHGDRPAWRWDGAEHGFVTDRVHASYLHTHWAGHPQAARRLVEAASR, encoded by the coding sequence GTGACCGTCCACCCCGGCGCGCCGTGGGCGCTGCCGCGCGTGGTGGTCGCCGCGCCCGCCAGCGGGCACGGCAAGACCACCCTCGCCACCGGGCTGCTCGCCGCGCTGCGCCGCCGCGGCCTGACCGTCAGCCCGCACAAGGTCGGCCCCGACTACATCGACCCCGGCTACCACGCGCTCGCCGCCGGCCGCCCCGGCCGCAACCTCGACCCGTGGCTGGTCGGCGAGGAGCGCGTCGCGCCGCTGCTGCGGCACGGTGCCGCCACCCCGACGCCCGCCGACATCGCCGTGATCGAGGGCGTGATGGGGCTGCACGACGGCGCGGTCGGCCGCCGGGGGTACGCCTCCACCGCGCACGTCGCCCGCCTGGTCGACGCCCCGGTCCTGCTGGTGCTCGACACCACCGCCCAGGGTCGCTCCGCCGCCGCGCTCGCCCTGGGCATGGCCGCGTTCGACCCCGACGTGCGCATCGGCGGCGTGATCCTCAACCGGGTCGGCTCGCCCCGGCACGAGTCGCTGCTGCGCGACGCGCTCGCCGAGGTCGGCGTACCGGTGCTCGGGGCGGTCGCCCGCGCCGCCGAGGTCGCCGCCCCGGCGCGCCACCTCGGGCTGGTGCCGGTCGCCGAGCGGGCGCCGGAGTCCGTCGCGATCGTGGCCGCCCTCGCCGACCTCGTGGCGGCCACCGTGGACCTGGACGCCGTGCTCGACCTGGCCCGCACCGCCGGCCCCCTGCGCGCGCCGGCCTGGGACCCGGTCGCCGCCGTCGGCGGCCCCGCCGGCGCCGGGCGTCCCGTGGTGGCGGTCGCCGGCGGACCGGCCTTCACCTTCTCCTACGCCGAGACCGCCGAGCTGCTCGCCGCCGCCGGCGCGACCGTCGCCCCCTTCGACCCGCTGCGCGACCCCGGCCTGCCCGCCGGCACCCGCGCAGTGGTCGTCGGCGGCGGCTTCCCCGAGGCGTACGCGCCGCAGCTCGCCGACAACGCCACGCTCCGCGCCGAGCTGGCCGACTTCGACGGCCCGGTCGTCGCCGAGTGCGCCGGCCTGCTCTATCTCGGCCGGCACCTCGACGGGGTGCCCATGTGCGGCCGGCTCGACCTGACCGCCCGGATGACCGACCGGCTGACCCTCGGCTACCGCGACGCCGTCGCCGTCACCGGCTCTCCGCTGCACCGCCCCGGCGACCCGGTACGCGGCCACGAGTTCCACCGCACCGTCACCGACCCCGGGCACGGCGACCGGCCGGCGTGGCGCTGGGACGGCGCCGAGCACGGCTTCGTCACCGACCGGGTGCACGCCTCCTATCTGCACACCCACTGGGCCGGCCACCCGCAGGCCGCCCGCCGACTGGTCGAGGCGGCCAGCCGGTGA
- a CDS encoding HoxN/HupN/NixA family nickel/cobalt transporter yields MRLGGIVLAVAVLHVAGWSLYLYWNDQPAAAGGLAGAGTLAYLLGVRHAFDADHIAAIDDTTRLMLLRGRRPVGVGFFFALGHSGVVLLLALVVGLASANLAGPGLAEAREVGATVAVLTATLFLALVAALNAAVLAGLARLWRRLRHGDLDERELDLHLLNRGLVQRVLGSRARALVRSSWHMAPVGFLFGLGLETASEVTLLALSASTAAAGGLPVLALLTLPLLFAAGMSAMDTADSLLMSRAYSWAYRQPARRLYYNLATTAVTVLVGGLVASVYAVGLLVDHLGWSVLSGYAGIADHFEQLGYAVVALFVLAWGGAVALWKLRRYDERYGAGAVRP; encoded by the coding sequence CTGCGCCTCGGCGGCATCGTGCTCGCCGTGGCCGTGCTGCACGTCGCCGGCTGGAGCCTCTACCTGTACTGGAACGACCAGCCCGCCGCCGCCGGTGGGCTCGCCGGGGCCGGCACGCTGGCGTACCTGCTCGGCGTGCGGCACGCCTTCGACGCCGACCACATCGCGGCGATCGACGACACCACCCGGCTGATGCTGTTGCGCGGCCGGCGCCCGGTCGGCGTCGGCTTCTTCTTCGCCCTCGGGCACAGCGGGGTGGTGCTGCTGCTCGCCCTGGTCGTCGGCCTCGCCTCGGCGAACCTCGCCGGCCCCGGGCTCGCCGAGGCCCGCGAGGTGGGCGCCACCGTGGCCGTCCTCACCGCCACGCTGTTCCTCGCCCTGGTCGCGGCGCTCAACGCGGCGGTGCTGGCCGGCCTGGCGCGGCTGTGGCGGCGGCTGCGCCACGGCGACCTCGACGAGCGGGAGCTGGACCTGCACCTGCTCAACCGGGGCCTGGTGCAGCGCGTGCTCGGCTCCCGCGCCCGCGCGCTGGTGCGCTCCTCCTGGCACATGGCGCCGGTCGGGTTCCTCTTCGGCCTCGGCCTGGAGACGGCGAGCGAGGTGACCCTGCTCGCCCTGTCGGCCAGCACCGCCGCCGCCGGCGGGCTGCCGGTGCTCGCCCTGCTCACCCTGCCGCTGCTCTTCGCCGCCGGAATGTCCGCCATGGACACCGCCGACAGCCTGCTGATGAGCCGCGCCTACTCGTGGGCGTACCGGCAGCCGGCCCGGCGGCTCTACTACAACCTGGCCACCACGGCGGTGACCGTGCTGGTCGGCGGACTGGTCGCCAGCGTCTACGCCGTCGGCCTGCTGGTCGACCACCTGGGCTGGTCGGTGCTGTCCGGGTACGCGGGGATCGCCGACCACTTCGAGCAGCTCGGGTACGCCGTCGTGGCCCTCTTCGTGCTCGCCTGGGGCGGCGCGGTGGCGCTGTGGAAGCTGCGCCGCTACGACGAGCGCTACGGCGCCGGGGCGGTGCGGCCGTGA
- a CDS encoding precorrin-8X methylmutase: MSRTVHPIEAESYRILRSRVDLAHLPPLTRAVTERVVHASADLDYVTDLVCDEADLTGGLAALRAGAPVVTDVAMVAAGITGRETVCPVAEPAAAELARAAGITRSAAAVRIALERVGPGAVWVVGCAPTALEELITLDARPALVVGLPVGFVGAAESKAALRASGLPGVSNRGEKGGSAVAAAALNALLYVEEEQ; this comes from the coding sequence GTGAGCCGGACCGTGCACCCCATCGAGGCCGAGTCGTACCGGATCCTGCGTTCCCGGGTCGACCTGGCGCACCTGCCGCCGCTGACCCGGGCCGTCACCGAGCGGGTGGTGCACGCCAGCGCCGACCTCGACTACGTCACGGACCTGGTCTGCGACGAGGCCGACCTGACCGGCGGGCTGGCCGCCCTGCGCGCCGGCGCGCCGGTGGTCACCGACGTGGCGATGGTCGCCGCGGGCATCACCGGCCGGGAGACGGTCTGCCCGGTCGCCGAGCCGGCCGCCGCCGAGCTGGCCCGCGCGGCCGGCATCACCCGCTCGGCGGCGGCGGTGCGCATCGCCCTGGAGCGGGTCGGCCCCGGCGCGGTGTGGGTGGTCGGCTGCGCGCCGACCGCACTGGAGGAACTGATCACCCTGGACGCCCGTCCGGCGCTGGTCGTCGGGCTGCCGGTCGGCTTCGTCGGCGCCGCCGAGTCGAAGGCGGCCCTGCGGGCCAGCGGCCTGCCCGGGGTGTCCAACCGGGGCGAGAAGGGCGGTTCGGCGGTCGCCGCCGCCGCCCTCAACGCCCTGCTGTACGTGGAGGAGGAACAGTGA